The genomic window TGCCTGGCGGTAAACAGGCGCGTAAACAACGCTTGAAAGACGCCATCATCGAAATCGTGCGATCTGATTATGAGGATTCCCAATGGCGGAAGGTTCTTGACGAGGCCCACTGTATTGCCGATCGAGAGGTGGTGTGATGGCCAAACTCCCACCTCCCCAATCCTTGACGATAGAGGCAATCTACAACGCCTACGAGGCAGATTCTGGAGACGGCTTTCGCCCCCACCTGGGCGCATCCCTTATCGGCAAAGAGTGTGAACGGGCTCTTTGGTTGGATTTCCGCTGGGCCACGCGTCAACATCACCCTGGTCGTCTGCTGCGCCTGTTTGAGACCGGTCAACGTGAAGAGGATCGCCTAGTAGCCAACCTGCGGCGCATCGGCGTTACCATCATGGATATCAATCCAGAAACAGGGCGGCAGTGGCAAGTTGAAGCCCACGGGGGGCACTTTGGCGGTAGTCTGGACGGTGTCGCTCTAGGCGTGCCGGAGGCTCCAAAAACATGGCATGTATGCGAGTTCAAAACGCACAACATAAAATCGTTTAAAGAGCTCCAGAACAAGGGCGTACTGGAGTCCAAGCCGCAACACTACGCCCAAATGCAGGTCTATATGCGCCTCACTGGCATGACTCGGGCGCTCTATCTGGCAGTGTGCAAAGACACCGACGCGCTTTATGCCGAACGGGTTCCGGTGGATCGTGACATTGCTGATCGGCTTGTGGACAAGGCGGGCCGAATTATCTTTGCTGAACGCCCTCCAGAAAAGATCAACGAAGATCCTGCGTGGTGGGTCTGCCGGATGTGTGACCATCACCCCCTCTGTCATGAAAGGA from Magnetococcus sp. PR-3 includes these protein-coding regions:
- a CDS encoding oxidoreductase; this translates as MAKLPPPQSLTIEAIYNAYEADSGDGFRPHLGASLIGKECERALWLDFRWATRQHHPGRLLRLFETGQREEDRLVANLRRIGVTIMDINPETGRQWQVEAHGGHFGGSLDGVALGVPEAPKTWHVCEFKTHNIKSFKELQNKGVLESKPQHYAQMQVYMRLTGMTRALYLAVCKDTDALYAERVPVDRDIADRLVDKAGRIIFAERPPEKINEDPAWWVCRMCDHHPLCHERSFADVNCRTCMHASAMGEGWWMCETHGHPLEVAKQKEGCDDHLFIPDLVPGKQVDVDPNAGTVTYQLPDGNLWCNVAGGGAPC